A window of the Oncorhynchus keta strain PuntledgeMale-10-30-2019 chromosome 21, Oket_V2, whole genome shotgun sequence genome harbors these coding sequences:
- the zgc:109913 gene encoding regulator of G-protein signaling 9-binding protein, whose translation MNRWRTSVDEIQARKRQVTECERALEALCKVTACFQQMAISIGSNSDGSFLREEMDETRALAHRICTGLHRRLVPLLTERATEPGQEDRLQVQRLWVLFLTGLENLQQDLHKASDFIDRFPLKQRNDRRALVNTGATDGVTGVSARAASVQTPWLAVEVEQNPDLKTHITQIDVLVKEMLQKVSIPFWAVEATQEAWVEGTQSQDAAHDQDETLEEMMVVSQDDQMSGCCQPLNCKLGCMFCLST comes from the exons ATGAATCGGTGGCGGACATCAGTGGATGAGATTCAGGCCAGGAAACGGCAGGTCACAGAGTGTGAGCGTGCCCTGGAAGCCCTGTGCAAGGTGACTGCCTGTTTCCAACAGATGGCCATCTCTATCGGAAGTAACTCAGACGGCAGCTttctgagagaggagatggacgaGACCAGAGCACTGGCTCATAGAATCTGCACAG GGTTGCACAGACGCCTGGTCCCTCTATTGACAGAGAGGGCAACTGAACCTGGACAAGAGGATCGATTACAGGTGCAGAGACTGTGGGTTCTTTTCCTCACTGGGCTAGAGAACCTCCAACAGGACCTGCACAAAGCCAGTGACTTCATAGACCGCTTCCCTTTGAAACAGAGAAATGACCGCCGGGCCCTGGTGAACACAGGAGCTACAGATGGGGTCACTGGGGTGTCTGCCCGTGCTGCTTCAGTCCAAACCCCGTGGCTAGCAGTAGAGGTGGAGCAAAACCCTGACCTAAAGACGCACATCACCCAGATTGACGTCCTGGTCAAGGAGATGCTCCAGAAAGTCAGCATTCCTTTCTGGGCAGTGGAGGCTACCCAAGAGGCCTGGGTGGAAGGCACTCAGTCTCAGGACGCTGCACATGATCAAGATGAGACTCTGGAAGAGATGATGGTGGTGTCCCAAGATGACCAGATGTCTGGGTGTTGTCAACCTCTAAACTGTAAGTTAGGGTGTATGTTTTGCCTATCGACCTGA